In a genomic window of Vicia villosa cultivar HV-30 ecotype Madison, WI unplaced genomic scaffold, Vvil1.0 ctg.001112F_1_1_1, whole genome shotgun sequence:
- the LOC131633327 gene encoding succinate dehydrogenase [ubiquinone] flavoprotein subunit 2, mitochondrial-like: MPSISDLFSIVTDRSRYTHHRERWLAGSYGLQELHHTSGSLSFTEASLMNGGNSSYTVVDHTYDAVVVGVGGAGLRAAIGLSEHGFNTACITKLFPTRSHTVAAQDAIQYMCREAPKAVIELENYELPFSRTEEGKIYQRTFGGQSLNFGKGGQAYRCACAADRTGHALLHTLYGQAMRHNTQFFVEYFALDLIMNSDGTFQGVIALNMEDGTLHRFQAASTILATGGYGRAYFSATSAHTCTGDGNAMAARAGVAH, from the exons ATGCCTTCAATTTCGGATCTGTTCTCTATAGTAACAG ACCGCTCTCGTTATACACATCACAGAGAAAGATGGCTTGCCGGCAGTTATGGGCTTCAAGAGCTGCATCATACCTCAGGATCTCTGTCTTTCACAGAAGCTTCTCTTATG AATGGTGGAAACTCGTCTTATACTGTTGTAGATCATACTTACGATGCAGTTGTGGTTGGTGTTGGTGGTGCTGGTTTGAGAGCTGCTATTGGACTTTCGGAACATGGATTCAATACTGCTTGTATTACTAAGCTTTTCCCAACTCGTTCACATACTGTTGCAGCTCAG GATGCCATCCAATATATGTGTAGGGAAGCGCCAAAAGCAGTTATTGAACTAGAGAATTATGAGTTGCCTTTTTCTCGAACAGAGGAGGGAAAAATATATCAGCGTACATTTGGTGGCCAAAGCTTAAACTTTGGAAAAG GTGGTCAAGCTTACCGTTGTGCATGTGCTGCTGATCGAACTGGACATGCTTTATTGCACACTCTCTATGGCCAGGCTATGAGACACAATACACAGTTTTTTGTGGAATATTTTGCCTTGGATCTTATAATGAATAGTGATG GTACTTTCCAAGGAGTGATTGCCTTAAATATGGAGGATGGGACACTACATCGTTTCCAAGCTGCTTCAACAATTTTGGCCACAGGG GGTTATGGTAGGGCATACTTCTCAGCAACCTCAGCACATACATGCACTGGAGATGGCAATGCCATGGCTGCACGTGCTGGAGTTGCACACTGA